A window of the Flavobacterium sangjuense genome harbors these coding sequences:
- a CDS encoding helix-turn-helix domain-containing protein translates to MIRSIWQTNYQTRYQHEIIIPKGIVEIIFDLGDSAPIQSTIYTKHFQLPKCFINGFNTHPIQIKLPEHHFFFGVQFHPIAIKDFFKVPASEFSNLAIDLTLLSPSFNYLWHQLAEAKTFDERVLIISKWLETKIIETQPRDILLNSFLENNNPHTTIKELSDTVFYSPRHVSRKISEHTGMNSEQFLLYKKYLHAVHLMHHTELSLTEIAHDSNFTDQSHFTKTFKTFTQITPKEYRQNKGFVPGHINKDVR, encoded by the coding sequence GTGATTCGTTCAATTTGGCAAACTAACTATCAAACTCGTTATCAACATGAAATTATTATACCTAAAGGAATTGTAGAGATTATTTTTGATTTAGGTGACAGTGCTCCTATTCAAAGCACAATTTATACTAAACATTTTCAACTTCCAAAGTGTTTCATCAATGGCTTCAATACCCATCCCATTCAGATTAAACTTCCCGAACATCATTTTTTCTTTGGTGTGCAGTTTCATCCGATTGCCATTAAAGATTTTTTTAAAGTTCCGGCCAGCGAATTCTCAAATCTGGCTATCGATTTAACGCTGCTTTCTCCATCATTTAACTATTTGTGGCATCAACTTGCTGAAGCAAAAACATTTGACGAAAGAGTGCTTATTATTTCCAAATGGTTAGAGACAAAAATCATTGAAACACAACCCCGGGATATCTTGCTAAATTCCTTTTTAGAAAACAACAATCCGCATACTACCATCAAAGAACTTTCGGATACAGTCTTTTATTCGCCAAGACATGTGTCCAGAAAAATTAGTGAACATACCGGAATGAATTCAGAGCAATTTTTACTCTACAAAAAATACCTTCATGCAGTTCATTTGATGCATCATACTGAACTTTCCTTAACCGAAATTGCCCACGACAGTAATTTTACCGACCAATCGCATTTTACCAAAACATTCAAGACTTTTACTCAAATTACGCCCAAAGAATACAGACAAAATAAAGGTTTTGTTCCGGGACACATCAATAAAGATGTCCGTTAA
- a CDS encoding GNAT family N-acetyltransferase, which translates to MNYHFRKATLVEIPQIWTIIQQAIARRKNDGSQQWQDGYPNETVIQQDIEKGIGYVLLDDNTVAGYAAILFNDEPAYEQLKGSWLTNGDFVVVHRVAISDDYLGKGLAQKIFLFTEDLAIDNNFFSIKVDTNFDNIPMLKILEKLGYTYCGEVTFRGGVRKAFEKELFK; encoded by the coding sequence ATGAATTACCATTTCAGAAAGGCGACTTTAGTAGAAATTCCACAAATATGGACTATCATTCAGCAAGCCATAGCCCGCAGAAAGAATGATGGAAGTCAGCAATGGCAGGATGGCTATCCAAACGAAACCGTTATTCAGCAGGATATCGAAAAAGGTATTGGTTATGTTTTACTTGATGACAATACCGTTGCAGGTTATGCTGCTATTCTTTTCAATGACGAACCTGCCTATGAACAGCTAAAAGGAAGCTGGCTGACCAATGGCGATTTTGTTGTAGTGCATAGAGTTGCTATTTCTGATGACTATTTAGGGAAAGGCTTAGCGCAGAAAATTTTCCTTTTTACGGAAGATTTGGCAATAGACAACAACTTCTTCAGCATCAAAGTAGATACTAATTTTGATAACATCCCTATGCTTAAAATTCTTGAAAAATTAGGATATACCTATTGTGGCGAAGTGACATTCAGAGGTGGTGTTAGAAAAGCTTTTGAGAAAGAATTGTTTAAATAA
- the uvrB gene encoding excinuclease ABC subunit UvrB: MKFQVVSDYKPTGDQPQAIEKLSNGILNNDKYQTLLGVTGSGKTFTVANVIQNIDKPTLVLAHNKTLAAQLYSEFKQFFPNNSVQYFVSYYDYYQPEAFIPVTGTYIEKDLSINAELEKLRLSTTSALLSGRRDIIVVSSVSCLYGIGNPVEFQKNVVSIAKGEIISRTKLLHRLVQSLYSRTEADFTPGTFRIKGDTVDVFPSYADEPYRVHFFGDEIEEIEAFDAKSSKVIERYEKLNIYPANMFVTSPDVLQAAIWDIQQDLVKQVDYFKEIGKHLEAKRLEERTNFDLEMIRELGYCSGIENYSRYLDRRSPGTRPFCLLDYFPDDYLMVVDESHVTISQVHAMYGGDRSRKENLVEYGFRLPAAMDNRPLKFEEFESMQNQVIYVSATPADYELEKSEGIYVEQVIRPTGLLDPIIEVRPSLNQIDDLIEEIQVRCEADERVLVTTLTKRMAEELTKYLTKVSIRCRYIHSDVDTLERVEIMQDLRKGLFDVLIGVNLLREGLDLPEVSLVAILDADKEGFLRSHRSLTQTVGRAARNVNGKAIMYADKITNSMQKTIDDTNYRREKQIAYNTLHKLEPKALNKSLGSALGSNSVSTQYFEDKIAKAAEPESLYLSKPEIEKKIRDARKAMEKAAKDLDFMQAAKLRDEIKSLQERI, from the coding sequence ATGAAATTCCAAGTCGTATCCGATTATAAACCTACCGGCGATCAACCACAAGCGATTGAGAAGCTTTCCAACGGAATTCTCAATAATGATAAATACCAGACTTTATTGGGTGTTACCGGTTCCGGAAAAACGTTTACCGTTGCCAATGTGATACAAAACATTGACAAACCAACTTTAGTTTTAGCACACAACAAAACCTTAGCAGCGCAATTATACTCCGAATTCAAGCAGTTTTTTCCAAACAATTCGGTGCAGTATTTTGTGTCGTATTATGACTATTACCAACCCGAAGCCTTTATTCCGGTTACGGGAACTTATATCGAAAAAGATTTATCCATCAATGCCGAATTAGAAAAGCTGCGTCTAAGCACTACTTCTGCCCTGCTTTCGGGTCGTCGTGACATTATTGTAGTTTCTTCGGTTTCGTGTTTGTATGGAATTGGAAATCCGGTAGAATTTCAGAAGAATGTTGTTTCAATTGCCAAAGGCGAAATTATATCGCGTACCAAATTATTGCATCGTTTAGTGCAAAGTTTATACTCAAGAACCGAAGCCGATTTTACGCCCGGAACGTTCCGAATTAAAGGCGATACCGTTGATGTTTTTCCGAGTTATGCTGATGAACCGTATCGTGTGCATTTCTTTGGTGATGAAATTGAAGAAATAGAAGCCTTTGATGCCAAAAGTTCCAAGGTTATAGAACGCTATGAAAAACTGAATATTTATCCCGCGAATATGTTTGTGACTTCGCCAGATGTATTGCAGGCTGCTATTTGGGACATCCAACAGGACTTAGTAAAACAAGTCGATTATTTCAAGGAAATTGGGAAACATCTCGAAGCAAAACGTTTGGAAGAACGCACCAATTTTGATTTGGAAATGATACGCGAATTGGGTTATTGCTCCGGAATTGAGAACTATTCCCGTTACTTGGACAGACGTTCTCCGGGAACGCGCCCTTTCTGTTTACTGGATTATTTTCCCGATGATTATTTAATGGTTGTGGACGAAAGCCACGTAACAATTTCACAGGTTCACGCCATGTATGGAGGCGATAGAAGCCGAAAAGAAAATTTGGTCGAATATGGTTTCCGATTGCCTGCCGCGATGGATAATCGTCCGTTGAAGTTTGAGGAATTTGAAAGCATGCAAAACCAAGTCATTTATGTTTCGGCAACGCCTGCTGATTACGAATTAGAAAAATCTGAAGGAATTTATGTTGAGCAGGTTATTCGTCCGACAGGATTATTAGACCCTATTATAGAAGTACGTCCGAGTCTGAATCAGATTGATGATTTAATAGAAGAAATACAAGTACGTTGCGAAGCTGACGAAAGAGTTTTGGTGACAACTTTAACCAAAAGAATGGCGGAAGAACTTACCAAATATCTAACTAAAGTTTCGATTCGTTGTCGTTATATTCATTCCGACGTGGATACTTTGGAGCGTGTAGAAATTATGCAGGATTTGCGTAAAGGTTTGTTCGATGTGTTAATTGGAGTGAACTTATTGCGTGAGGGTTTGGATTTACCCGAAGTTTCACTTGTGGCTATTTTAGATGCTGACAAAGAAGGTTTCCTTAGAAGCCATCGCTCGTTGACACAAACCGTTGGTCGTGCCGCGCGAAACGTAAACGGGAAAGCGATTATGTATGCTGATAAAATTACCAACAGTATGCAAAAAACAATAGACGATACCAATTACCGCCGCGAAAAACAAATAGCTTACAACACTTTGCACAAATTAGAACCAAAAGCACTGAATAAAAGTTTGGGAAGCGCTTTGGGAAGCAACTCAGTTTCCACACAATACTTTGAAGACAAAATTGCCAAAGCTGCCGAACCCGAAAGTTTGTATTTATCCAAACCCGAAATCGAAAAGAAAATCCGTGATGCCCGAAAAGCGATGGAAAAGGCGGCCAAAGATTTGGATTTTATGCAGGCCGCTAAACTGCGTGATGAGATTAAGAGTTTGCAGGAAAGGATTTAA
- a CDS encoding KOW motif-containing protein — translation MKPENLKDGDQCNVTSGTHKGKSGKVRDINISKTGHITITVEQENGVRFKTLGKNVVRV, via the coding sequence ATGAAACCGGAAAATCTAAAAGACGGAGATCAATGCAATGTGACTAGTGGAACACATAAAGGAAAATCCGGCAAAGTCAGAGACATCAATATCAGTAAAACTGGCCACATTACCATTACGGTTGAACAGGAAAATGGTGTCCGATTTAAAACACTTGGTAAAAATGTGGTGAGGGTTTAA